From Chiroxiphia lanceolata isolate bChiLan1 chromosome 11, bChiLan1.pri, whole genome shotgun sequence, the proteins below share one genomic window:
- the LOC116792359 gene encoding histone-lysine N-methyltransferase SETMAR translates to MAELSGGSEPVAVPLWPPGESPPGFQYSPDSVAGADGEIDPTEITFPGCSCRSGSCAAPECSCLGRGDNYSGPCLRGAEQEGFARPVFECNALCPCGESCPNRLVQRGLRLRLQVFRTPRKGWGVRALEPIPRGTFVCEYAGEVLGMAEARRRIQAQSPQDSNYIIAVREHLHDGRVLETFVDPTRVGNVGRFLNHSCEPNLFMVPVRVDSMVPRLALFAATDIPAGEELSFDYSGRFHNSPGSSREHNPLEEDNRLRKPCYCGSPTCASFLPWDSSLFSTPDSSP, encoded by the exons ATGGCGGAGCTGAGCGGCGGCAGCGAGCCCGTGGCGGTGCCGCTGTGGCCGCCCGGGGAGAGCCCGCCGGGCTTCCAG TACAGCCCGGACAGCGTGGCCGGGGCAGACGGGGAGATCGACCCCACCGAGATCACCTTCCCGGGGTGTTCCTGCCGGAGCGGCTCCTGCGCGGCCCCCGAGTGCTCCTGCCTGGGCCGCGGTGACAACTACAGCGGGCCGTGCCTGCggggggcagagcaggagggctTTGCCAGGCCCGTGTTCGAGTGCAACGCCCTGTGCCCGTGCGGCGAGTCGTGCCCCAACAGGCTGGTGCAGCGGGGGCTGCGGCTGCGGCTCCAGGTGTTCCGCACCCCCAGGAAGGGCTGGGGCGTCCGGGCGCTGGAGCCCATCCCACGGGGCACCTTCGTCTGTGAGTACgctggggaggtgctgggcatGGCCGAGGCACGCAGGAGAATCCAGGCCCAGAGCCCCCAGGATTCCAACTACATCATAGCAGTGAGGGAGCACCTGCACGACGGGCGGGTCCTGGAGACCTTCGTGGACCCCACGCGCGTGGGGAACGTGGGCAGGTTCCTGAACCACTCCTGCGAGCCAAACCTGTTCATGGTGCCCGTCCGGGTGGACTCCATGgtgcccaggctggcactgTTTGCAGCCACTGACATtcctgctggagaggagctgtcCTTTgattattctgggaggttcCATAATTCACCgggaagcagcagagaacacaACCCTTTGGAGGAGGACAACAGACTGAGAAAGCCCTGCTACTGTGGTTCCCCCACGTGTGCTTCCTTCTTACCTTGGGACAGCTCCCTCTTCTCCACACCAGACAGTTCTCCATAG
- the SUMF1 gene encoding formylglycine-generating enzyme, which translates to MAAPSGVARAVFLLLGMWMGTGIAGAAEAGSCGCGAGRAAGDGRELAARRYSAAAAAGSGWSGGHGPMVAIPGGVFTMGTQEPAIPQDGEGPARRVHLKSFYMDQYEVSNEQFERFVNSTGHVTEAEKFGDSFVFEGMLSEAVKADIHQAVAAAPWWLPVKGANWKHPEGPDSSISSRMDHPVLHVSWNDAVAFCRWAGKRLPTEAEWEYSCRGGLENRLFPWGNKLQPKGQHYTNIWQGEFPTNNTAEDGYKGTAPVTAFPPNGFGLYNMVGNAWEWTSDWWAVQHPSQELHNPQGPSSGTDRVKKGGSYMCHKSHCYRYRCAARSQNTPDSSASNLGFRCASDTPPEPQ; encoded by the exons ATGGCGGCGCCCAGCGGGGTCGCGCGCGCggtgttcctgctgctgggaatgtGGATGGGAACGGGAATAGCGGGCGCTGCCGAGGCCGGGAGCTGCGGGTGCGGCGCCGGCCGGGCCGCCGGGGACGGGCGGGAGCTGGCGGCGCGGCGCTactcggcggcggcggctgcgggcaGCGGGTGGAGCGGCGGGCACGGGCCG ATGGTGGCCATTCCAGGAGGGGTGTTCACCATGGGCACCCAGGAGCCTGCAATCCCGCAGGATGGGGAGGGCCCTGCCAGGAGAGTCCACCTCAAGAGCTTCTACATGGATCAGTACGAGGTCAGCAACGAGCAGTTCGAGAGGTTTGTGAACTCCACTGGCCACGTCACTGAG GCAGAGAAATTTGGAGACTCCTTTGTGTTTGAGGGAATGCTGAGTGAAGCAGTGAAGGCTGACATCCACCAAGCA GttgcagctgctccctggtgGTTGCCTGTGAAAGGAGCCAACTGGAAGCATCCTGAGGGTCCTGACTCCAGTATCTCCAGCAG GATGGATCACCCAGTTCTCCACGTGTCCTGGAATGATGCTGTGGCTTTCTGCAGGTGGGCAGGGAAGCGGTTACCGACGGAGGCGGAGTGGGAGTACAGCTGCCGAGGGGGCCTGGAGAACAG GCTGTTCCCATGGGGTAACAAGCTGCAGCCCAAAGGTCAGCACTACACCAACATCTGGCAGGGGGAGTTCCCAACCAACAACACTGCAGAGGATGGGTACAAGGGGACTGCACCT gTCACTGCCTTCCCTCCCAATGGATTTGGGCTGTACAACATGGTGGGCAATGCCTGGGAGTGGACATCTGACTGGTGGGCTGTCCAGCACCCCTCACAGGAACTCCACAACCCT caagGGCCGTCCTCGGGCACGGACAGAGTGAAGAAGGGAGGATCCTACATGTGCCACAAG TCCCACTGCTACAGGTACCGCTGTGCTGCTCGGAGCCAGAACACCCCCGACAGCTCCGCGTCCAACCTGGGCTTCCGCTGCGCCTCCGACACCCCACCAGAGCCACAGTGA